In a single window of the Elaeis guineensis isolate ETL-2024a chromosome 4, EG11, whole genome shotgun sequence genome:
- the LOC105043412 gene encoding putative non-specific lipid-transfer protein 14, protein MEMGSCGKRWLGVLVLVLVLGWATAVAGLMDCSTVTSLLSTCSNFATYGTPDPTLGTPCCDGVVSLYNIASDSTDNRRSACSCLMALITTYNPNATAIARLPGLCGISLGFIIDPNTDCTM, encoded by the coding sequence ATGGAGATGGGTTCTTGTGGCAAGAGATGGTTGGGGGTGTTGGTGTTGGTGTTGGTGTTGGGCTGGGCCACAGCGGTGGCCGGGTTGATGGACTGCAGCACGGTGACGTCGCTGTTATCCACCTGCTCCAACTTCGCCACGTATGGGACGCCGGATCCCACCCTTGGCACCCCCTGCTGCGACGGGGTGGTCAGCCTCTACAACATCGCTTCCGACTCCACCGACAACCGGAGGTCGGCGTGCAGCTGCCTCATGGCCCTCATTACCACCTACAATCCTAATGCCACCGCCATTGCCCGCCTGCCCGGCCTCTGCGGCATCTCCCTCGGCTTCATCATTGATCCTAACACCGATTGCACCATGTAA